The proteins below come from a single Zonotrichia leucophrys gambelii isolate GWCS_2022_RI chromosome 3, RI_Zleu_2.0, whole genome shotgun sequence genomic window:
- the LOC135445312 gene encoding glutathione S-transferase-like, with the protein MSGKPKLHYFNGRGRMETIRWLLAVAGVEFEESYLEKKEDLIKLQKDGSLLFQQVPMVEIDGMKLVQTRAIANYISTKYNLYGKDMKERALIDMYVEGMFDLNELLMTYEIQPADKKEQHFANMMDKAENRYFPVFEKVLKDHGKDFLVGNQLTRADVQLLEIILMVEEWKPDIFAKFPLLQSFKARLSNIPTIKKFLQPGSQRKPPSDDDVVDKVMKIFYS; encoded by the exons ATGTCTGGAAAACCCAAGCTGCACTACTTCAATGGACGTGGTCGCATGGAAACGATTCGGTGGCTCCTGGCAGTAGCTGGGGTTGAG TTTGAAGAATCTTAcctggagaaaaaggaggatCTGATAAAGTTACAGAAGG ATGGATCCCTGCTCTTTCAGCAAGTGCCAATGGTAGAGATCGATGGGATGAAGCTGGTGCAGACCAGAGCCATTGCCAACTACATATCAACCAAGTACAACCTCTACGGGAAGGACATGAAGGAGAGAGCCCT AATCGATATGTACGTGGAAGGAATGTTTGATCTGAATGAGTTACTCATGACATATGAAATCCAACCAGCAGACAAAAAGGAGCAGCATTTTGCAAATATGATGGACAAGGCTGAAAACAGATACTTCCCAGTCTTTGAGAAG GTTTTGAAAGACCATGGAAAAGACTTTCTGGTTGGCAACCAGCTGACCAGGGCAGATGTTCAATTACTTGAAATCATTTTGATGGTAGAGGAGTGGAAGCCTGATATCTTTGCCAAATTTCCTCTCTTGCAG agCTTCAAAGCAAGACTAAGCAACATCCCCACAATAAAGAaattcctgcagcctggcagccagAGGAAGCCGCCATCAGATGACGATGTTGTA
- the LOC135445313 gene encoding glutathione S-transferase-like has product MSGKPRLIYLNGRGRMESIRWLLAAAGVEFEEVYLETKEHFEKLIKDGSLLFQQVPLVEIDGMKMVQTRAIMSYIAGKYNLYGKDLKERALIDMYVEGISDLMQMILMFPFSPPDAKKKNLESIKERATNRYFPVFEKVLKQHGQDFLVGNKFSWADVQLMEAILAVEEKVPDVLSGFPQLQVFKTKMSNMPTIKKFLQPGSPRKPPPDAHYVETVLKIFKI; this is encoded by the exons ATGTCGGGGAAGCCCAGGCTTATCTACTTGAATGGAAGGGGCCGGATGGAGTCCATACGATGGCTGTTGGCGGCAGCTGGTGTGGAG tttgaagaaGTTTATTTGGAAACAAAAGAGCACTTTGAGAAGTTAATCAAAG ATGGATCCCTGCTCTTCCAGCAAGTGCCCCTGGTTGAGATCGATGGGATGAAGATGGTGCAGACCAGAGCCATCATGAGCTACATAGCAGGGAAATACAATCTCTATGGGAAAGACTTGAAGGAGAGAGCCCT GATTGACATGTATGTGGAGGGAATATCAGATCTGATGCAAATGATTTTgatgtttcctttctctccacctgatgcaaagaagaaaaatcttgagTCAATTAAGGAGAGAGCTACTAACAGGTACTTTCCAGTCTTTGAAAAG GTTTTGAAACAACACGGCCAAGACTTTCTTGTGGGCAACAAATTCAGCTGGGCAGATGTTCAGCTAATGGAAGCCATTTTAGCAGTGGAGGAGAAAGTTCCTGATGTGCTCTCAGGGTTTCCTCAGTTGCAG gtgtttaaaaccaaaatgagcAATATGCCTACAATTAAGAagttcctgcagcctggcagcccaAGGAAACCCCCACCAGATGCCCATTATGTAGAAACTGTGTTGAAGATTTTTAAGATATGA